A single region of the Musa acuminata AAA Group cultivar baxijiao chromosome BXJ1-11, Cavendish_Baxijiao_AAA, whole genome shotgun sequence genome encodes:
- the LOC135596395 gene encoding wall-associated receptor kinase 17-like, whose amino-acid sequence MLLLVGVCAYWGVKRRKTRKLKQKYFLQNGGLLLQQQISSRQAAARIFSSEELESATENFNETRVLGHGGYGTVFRGVLSDGRVVAIKKSKLVDQSQIEQFINEVVILSQINHKNVVKLLGCCLETQVPLLVYEYISNGTLSHHVHGSRVPMSWENRLRIAVETAGALAYLHSASAKPIIHRDVKSANILLDEDYTAKVSDFGASRLIPYDQTHLTTLVQGTLGYLDPEYFRTSILTEKSDVYSFGVVLMELLMREKPISPGRPEEERNLAFRFVTLLEEKRLLSVVDRRTVEEAGPR is encoded by the exons ATGCTGCTCCTCGTGGGCGTCTGCGCTTACTGGGGTGTGAAGAGAAGGAAGACGAGGAAGCTGAAGCAGAAGTACTTCCTGCAGAATGGAGGATTGCTGTTGCAGCAACAGATATCGTCGCGGCAGGCAGCGGCCAGGATATTTAGCTCGGAAGAGCTGGAGAGCGCAACCGAGAACTTCAACGAGACTCGAGTCCTCGGGCACGGGGGATACGGTACGGTGTTCAGAGGGGTCCTATCCGACGGAAGAGTGGTGGCGATCAAGAAGTCCAAACTGGTCGACCAAAGCCAAATCGAGCAGTTCATCAACGAGGTAGTCATCCTTTCCCAGATCAACCACAAGAACGTCGTCAAGCTCCTGGGTTGCTGTTTGGAGACACAGGTGCCGCtgctggtgtacgagtacataTCCAACGGAACCCTCTCGCATCACGTCCATGGCTCCAGGGTTCCGATGTCGTGGGAGAACCGGTTGAGGATCGCCGTGGAAACGGCAGGAGCACTTGCGTACTTGCACTCGGCGTCGGCGAAACCTATCATTCACAGGGACGTCAAGTCAGCGAACATACTTTTGGACGAGGATTACACGGCAAAGGTGTCGGACTTTGGAGCGTCAAGGTTGATCCCCTACGACCAGACTCATCTGACGACGTTGGTGCAGGGGACCCTCGGGTACCTCGACCCGGAGTACTTCCGGACGAGCATCTTGACGGAGAAGAGCGATGTGTATAGCTTTGGTGTGGTTCTGATGGAGCTGTTGATGCGAGAGAAGCCCATATCACCTGGGAGGCCGGAAGAAGAGAGAAATTTGGCCTTCCGTTTTGTTACGTTGTTGGAAGAGAAGAGGCTCCTTAGCGTGGTGGACCGTCGAACGGTGGAGGAGGCAG GCCCACGATGA